The region CTGACGATCGCCGCGTCCGGTGCCTTCGCGGCCTGGACCGCGGTCGAGCGGCTGGTCGACCCGCGCCCCCTGCACCACATCCCGGTCGTCGCGGCGGCCGCGCTGATCGGCTTCTTCGGCAACGAGTGGGTCGCCCGGCACCGCATCCGGGTCGGGCGTGAGATCGGCTCGGCCGCCCTCGTCGCGGACGGCCTCCATGCCCGTACGGACGGATTCACGTCACTGGCGGTGCTGGTGGGGGCGGGCGGCGCGGCACTGGGGTGGCAACTCGCCGACCCGCTGGTGGGCCTGGCGATCACGGCCGGGATCCTGCTGGTGCTGCGCGACGCCGCCCGCGAGGTCTTCCGGCGTGTGATGGACGCCGTGGACCCGGAGTTGGTCGACTCGGCCGAACGGGCCCTGCGGGAGATCCCCGGCGTGCACGGGGTGGGTGAGCTGCGGCTGCGCTGGATCGGACACCGGCTGCGCGCCGAGGTGGCGGTCGTGGTGGACGGCGAGGCGAGTGTGCGACAGGCGCACCGGATCGCCGTCGAGGCCGAACACGCCCTGCTGCACGCCGTACCGAAGCTCACCGCGGCCCTCGTACACGCCGATCCGGCCCCCGCGCCGGGCGAGACGGACCCGCACCTGGCGCTGGCGCATCACATGGTCGCCTGACCGGTCAGGCGATGCCCAGCCCCTCCAGCACCACCGCGTTCGGCAGTTCGGCGAACGCCTTGCCGGGTACCAGCAGCTTCCCGCGCCGCCGGCCACTGCCCACCAGGACGTACGGCAGCTCGACGACCGCCGAGTCCACCAGCACCGGCCAGTCGCCCGGCAGCCCGATCGGGGTGATACCGCCGTACTCCATGCCGCTCTCGCCGGTGGCGGTGTCCATCGGGGCGAACGAGGCCTTGCGGGCGCCGAGTTGGCGGCGGACGACGCCGTTGACGTCGACGCGGGTGGCGGAGAGGACCACGCAGGCGGCGAGCGTGGTCTCACCGCCGCGCTTGCCCGCGACGACCACGCAGTTGGCGGACTGGTCCAGCAGCTCCTTGCCGTAGTGCTCGACGAAGGTCGCGGTGTCGGCCCACTCGGGGTCCGTGTCGACGTACACGATCTGGTCGGCGGGGACGGTGCCGCGCCAGTGGCGTACACCGTCCGCGACCGGGCGGGTGAGCTCGTCGAGGCAGTCGGGGGCGGCCGTGGCGTGGTCGAAGTGTCCGATGGGAGCGCGCATGACGGCACGCTAACAGCCGCTCCGGTCCGCCCGGTGGGGTGTCTCAGTGCACGAGCGGCACCGACACCGCCATGACCATCTCCACCGGCACGTCGCCCTTGTTGGCGTATGTATGGGGGGTGTTGGCCTCGAAGGACACGCTCGCGCCCTCGGGGACGCGGTAGTCGGTCCCGTCGACGACGAGAGTGAGGTCGCCCGCAATGACGTGGACGAGTTCGACCGTCCCCGTGGGGTGCGGGTCGGAGGGGCTGCCGTCGCCCGGCATGAGCCGCCAGTCCCACATCTCCAGCGGTCCGGGCGCCTCGGTACCGGCGAGGAGGCGGTTGTAGCTGCCCGCGTCCGTGTGCCACAGCCGTACGGCCTGCTCGGCCGGGACGATCCGGACCTTGGGGCCCTGCTCGTAGTCGAGGAGGGTCGTGATGCTGACGCCGAGCGCGTCACCGATCTTCACGACGGTACCGATGCTGGGGTTGGTCCTGGCCTGCTCGATCTGGATGAGCATGCCGCGGCTGACTCCGGCGCGGCCGGCGAGCACGTCCAGGGTGAAGCCGCGCTCGGTGCGCCAGCGCTTGACGTTGCGCGCCAGCGACTGGGTCAGCAGGTCGAGATCCGACACATTCCGTCCATGAGTCTGCGTCCAATATTTTAGATTACAGAGTTCAATAGAATGAACTATGCTGTGGTGCACCTGATCGTTCACTGAACTGTACTGCGAGGGGCCCGATGACGGCACAGACAGCGCTCTTCGCCCTGGCCACCAGCCTCCTGTGGGGCCTGGCCGACTTCGGCGGAGGGCTGCTGACCCGGCGTACGCCCGCGCTCACCGTGGTCGTCGTCTCGCAGTCGATCGCGGCTGCGGTCCTGGGCGCGATCGTGGTCGCGACCGGCGGCTGGAGCGCGGCGGGACCGCAGCTGTGGTTCGCCTTCGCCGCGGGACTCGTGGGACCGGTCGCGCTGCTCTCCTTCTACAAGGCGCTCGCCCTGGGCCCGATGGGCGTCGTCTCCCCACTCGGCTCCCTGGCCGTGGCCGTCCCCATCACCGTGGGACTCTTCCTCGGCGAGCGCCCCGGGCTGACGCAGGTGGCGGGCATCGTGGTCGCCGTCGTGGGCGTCGTACTCGCCGGCGGGCCCCAGTGGAGAGGCGCCCCCGTGCAGCGGCAGGCGGTCCTCCTCACTCTGATCGCCGCGCTCGGCTTCGGCACGGTGTTCGTGCTGATCGCGGAGGCGTCCTCGTCGGTGACCGGGCTGTTCCTCGCGCTGTTCGTGCAGCGCCTGACCAACGTCGCCACCGGTGGCGCGGCGCTCCTCGTCTCCGTGCGGCGCGGCGCCGCCGCCCTTCCCGAGGGTGGTTTCCCCTGGCGCTCCCTGCCCGCGCTCGCCTTCGTGGGCCTCGCGGACGTCGCGGCGAACGGCACGTACTCCGTCGCCGCCCAGCACGGCCCGGTCACGGTGGCAGCCGTCCTCGCCTCGCTCTATCCGGTGGTCACGGCCCTCGCCGCACGGGGCTTCCTCAGCGAACGGCTGCGCGGAATCCAGGCCGCGGGCGCGGGCCTGGCGCTGGTCGGCACGGTGCTGCTGGCCACCGGCTGACCCCTGCCGATCGGCCTCAGGACGACTCGGCGTCCAGCTCCGCCAGCCGCTCCACGGTCTCCTCGTCCAGCTCCGACAGCGCGAGCAGTTGCTCCGGGGTCACCCCGTCGGGAATCGGGACCGGCGCGGGCGTCCGCAGCGGCGGCTGCCAGCCGTCGACCGCGTCCCAGCGCCGTACGACCCGGGCCGGAGCCCCCGCCACGACCGAGTGGTCCGGCACCGCGCCGCGCACCACCGCGCCGGCCGCCACCACGACGTTCCGCCCGATCCGCGCCCCCGGCAGGATCACCGCCCCGGTGCCGATCCAGCAGCCGGATCCGATCTCCACCGGCTCCATCCGGGGCCACTGCTTGCCGATGGGCACGTGCGGATCGTCGTACGAGTGGTTCGTGGACGTCACGTACACATACGGGCCGAAGTAGCAGTCGCTGCCGATCGTGACCGTCGTGTCGGCGATGACATGGCTGCCGCGGCCGAGCACGACACCGTCGCCGACACGCAGGATCGGGTCGGCGCCGAGGTCGAGGTCGGGCATCAGACCGGCGGTGAGGGTGACCTGTTCGCCGACGATGCAGTGGGCGCCGAGGTGGATCCAGGGTTCGCCGAAGACGGTGCCGAGCGGGAAGGCGAGTCTGGTACCCGTTCCCATCGCGCCGAAGCGCAGCCGCCCCGGGTGCTCGGCCGTCACCGAACCCGTGCGCTGCACCCAGGCCCAGCACGCGTGGACGGCGCGCTGCGCGAGGCGGCGCCGCCATGATGAGAACACGTTCCTGTTGCTGGGCACCCGCTCACCGTACTCAGGGCGGCCTGGGCCCAGCAGGGATCACCGCTGTGATCTTCGCCCCACCGGGGCCGGGAGCGATGGCATACGGTGCCGCTGTACCACCGCCGCCGACGACAACGAGGAGACGCT is a window of Streptomyces sp. NBC_00271 DNA encoding:
- a CDS encoding helix-turn-helix domain-containing protein; amino-acid sequence: MSDLDLLTQSLARNVKRWRTERGFTLDVLAGRAGVSRGMLIQIEQARTNPSIGTVVKIGDALGVSITTLLDYEQGPKVRIVPAEQAVRLWHTDAGSYNRLLAGTEAPGPLEMWDWRLMPGDGSPSDPHPTGTVELVHVIAGDLTLVVDGTDYRVPEGASVSFEANTPHTYANKGDVPVEMVMAVSVPLVH
- a CDS encoding acyltransferase; translated protein: MPSNRNVFSSWRRRLAQRAVHACWAWVQRTGSVTAEHPGRLRFGAMGTGTRLAFPLGTVFGEPWIHLGAHCIVGEQVTLTAGLMPDLDLGADPILRVGDGVVLGRGSHVIADTTVTIGSDCYFGPYVYVTSTNHSYDDPHVPIGKQWPRMEPVEIGSGCWIGTGAVILPGARIGRNVVVAAGAVVRGAVPDHSVVAGAPARVVRRWDAVDGWQPPLRTPAPVPIPDGVTPEQLLALSELDEETVERLAELDAESS
- a CDS encoding cation diffusion facilitator family transporter, which gives rise to MGADTSTPAHRKGTPVSDRHHDHGHDDSGGHGHSHDHGTPPGHDHGHGHSHGRLGHDHPQPPPPPHPHAHPHSTSSGLLSRLRHLLTPHSHETGDKLDSALESSARGMRALWVSLVVLGTTAVAQAVVVVISGSVALLGDTVHNAADALTAVPLGIAFVLGRRAATRRFTYGYGRAEDLAGIVIVLTIAASGAFAAWTAVERLVDPRPLHHIPVVAAAALIGFFGNEWVARHRIRVGREIGSAALVADGLHARTDGFTSLAVLVGAGGAALGWQLADPLVGLAITAGILLVLRDAAREVFRRVMDAVDPELVDSAERALREIPGVHGVGELRLRWIGHRLRAEVAVVVDGEASVRQAHRIAVEAEHALLHAVPKLTAALVHADPAPAPGETDPHLALAHHMVA
- a CDS encoding YbaK/EbsC family protein, translated to MRAPIGHFDHATAAPDCLDELTRPVADGVRHWRGTVPADQIVYVDTDPEWADTATFVEHYGKELLDQSANCVVVAGKRGGETTLAACVVLSATRVDVNGVVRRQLGARKASFAPMDTATGESGMEYGGITPIGLPGDWPVLVDSAVVELPYVLVGSGRRRGKLLVPGKAFAELPNAVVLEGLGIA
- a CDS encoding DMT family transporter yields the protein MTAQTALFALATSLLWGLADFGGGLLTRRTPALTVVVVSQSIAAAVLGAIVVATGGWSAAGPQLWFAFAAGLVGPVALLSFYKALALGPMGVVSPLGSLAVAVPITVGLFLGERPGLTQVAGIVVAVVGVVLAGGPQWRGAPVQRQAVLLTLIAALGFGTVFVLIAEASSSVTGLFLALFVQRLTNVATGGAALLVSVRRGAAALPEGGFPWRSLPALAFVGLADVAANGTYSVAAQHGPVTVAAVLASLYPVVTALAARGFLSERLRGIQAAGAGLALVGTVLLATG